The Apium graveolens cultivar Ventura chromosome 11, ASM990537v1, whole genome shotgun sequence genome has a window encoding:
- the LOC141696219 gene encoding nuclear transcription factor Y subunit B-9-like — MVPNDGVISAGAVISIQECVSKFIRFMTTQANTRCMEEKRTTITGEDVLIAMNNHGVYRYIGPLFLYLNHFGAYGVDEHPRLRGELPEIRSSFDTSIGRIGATSELDYDIQGVMAVTGFVRDGHSDGPSGSAAGSNGNSLP; from the coding sequence ATGGTGCCAAATGATGGTGTGATATCTGCTGGTGCAGTAATATCAATCCAGGAATGTGTGTCCAAATTTATCAGATTTATGACAACTCAAGCAAACACTAGGTGCATGGAGGAGAAGCGGACAACCATCACTGGTGAGGATGTGTTAATAGCAATGAACAATCATGGGGTCTACAGGTACATTGGCCCACTATTTCTCTATCTAAATCACTTTGGTGCATATGGAGTTGACGAGCATCCCCGGTTGAGGGGTGAGCTCCCTGAAATCAGGAGCTCATTCGATACTAGTATTGGGAGGATTGGTGCTACATCTGAACTAGATTATGATATTCAAGGGGTGATGGCAGTGACAGGTTTTGTAAGGGATGGTCACAGTGATGGACCTTCAGGTAGTGCTGCAGGTTCGAATGGTAATAGCCTACCATAA